The window ATCAATTTCCCTAATTTTTGTGGTAAAATGTCAGATGTGGGCATATGTGCTGCTGTACTACCTGTTCTTCACACTTAACCAATTGTCCTCTTTGCCGGCGGCGGATCGAACAAGTAGTGAAGACTTTTCGTCATTGAGTGTTGAGTATATACACGGCAGCGCCGAACTGAATAATGCAACCCGGATCATGGAATCTTGCAACAACCCTGTTATTGTTGAGCTTAGGACTATATGAAACTTTTTGCACCTTTTTCACGAGTCTTTTTCACAGTATTGCTTTGCCCAGGAGCAATTCTGAAACAAAACTGCCCTGAATgaaatatggagatggtgatttGCTGATTGATGCTTTATGCATCCAAAAATGTACATATCTATCGTCATCAGATGAAGAAAAAGGGTTGTAACTTGTATGTTTACTGCAATATATTGTATATTGCTGTTGATGTTTTCTACTTTGGTTACTACTAACATGTATGATATATTCTCGTGAGACATATAATAATGTTTACATATATGTACTTGATATAGGTTCATCATCTTTTTGCATAATTGTCAGTATCAAACAAGTGATCGAACCGATTAGATTATTGAATCGATTGATTCGGtcctatataaataaaatatataaaatagtgaaaaatttaaatctaaaatttaaaatatatatttttactaacattttaaaaataatcaagtcattctaaaacaatatgaaataggaatattaaatattttattatttttattatatcataagttattttaatttatttttatattaaaataattattattttcaataattttattaattagtttatatttatataatatatattattatatactacaaatatttattaaaaaaataatattaatagatatatataaaaaaaatgagtgagtatataattaaaattaaaataaattaaataaaaataaattatttgaagaaatatatctttatgtattataatttggaTATATGTTAACAAGAAAAATGACCGTTTGATGGCTGTTCATGCATGCCTCTCTCTTTAAGTAGTGCGGTTCGAACCCTATTTCAAGACTAAGCAGTTCAAGGATTGTcaacataatttatttttaagaaattccTTATCATGACAtggaaatttttaaaagataaaaactgTAATAAAAAATGGGGTCTTATGTCTAAATTGTGTCTCAACATAAATGACATATATGTAGTAACACATATCAAAATATCTATATCTTAACAAACAAATAGtaaatatatagttatataccATTTTATTTATATCTCTAATAAATATGGAGCTTGTACAAAATGGCCAACCTCAATaaagtaaatactaaataaattactATTCCACTTATGAAAGACTTTTACCACGTTTTTCACGAGTGTTTTGGACTTCCATTTAAAGTTTACGAAAATGCAATGtaagataatataaatataaatgttttttatttatttttagtatttttttataattttagttaaaaaaagtagaaaataaaattttataatgctTGTCTTGCCAGTTgccatttttgtaattttttttacctATGCCAGTATGTCAAAAAATTAATCGGTTGCGAATTGGTTTTTTGTGTTGCCACTATTTAAGTATATAATCAAAAATTTAGTAAATTGGATTTGTATTTAAAGTATTCACTCACACTTAGCTTTAACATAATATagaatacaatatatatatatatatatatatatatatatatatataccaaacacAGAAAAGGACAACACCGAAAATCATGTAGCAAAACTCCTCCAGTGAAAGCTCATGGATTCAACAGGTATACTCTTGAAAGCACAGCTCAACGCTTAgttgataattaatataatatacaaCACGAGATAAttaaagaaactaaaaaaaacaCTTTCTTGAACAGTCGTACACTTGCTTTCCTACTTTTCATATAAGGGTAGAAGTTGAAAAACTTAACGAAGGAGGTAGCATGCAAGATAACATTAATTACAATCATTTGATGAAGGATTCAACTACTTCTTGTTTgctttcttcttcatgaatagTGTCACAAAATGCTTTGCCCTTTGTCTCTGGCAAACACACTGAAAACAAGCCACTACACCCAATTGCCAAACCAAAAACACCATAACATAGAAACTTGTTCCCTCTACCAATTGCCACCAACATTGGACACAGTGTTCCACCCAACACACCAGCTTGTCTCACCAATGACAATGCTGAGTTCCTCACACAAGTTGGGAACAACTCTGTCCCATAAATCACTAACACATCATAAGCAGTGCAAGCACAAATGAATGACACCAACTCAAACACAATTTGAACCCCCACAACTTCAATTGTTGATACAACACTTGAGATCCCACTAAGTGTTGTGAGAATTAGTATCACACTTCTCCTGTTGAACTTGTCAATTAGCATGAATGCTAGAAAAGCAGATGGAATTTCAGACAATGCATTAAACGTGACACTTAAATAAATGTTGAATGACAATAATTCAAGACCTAATGGCATGCCAAAGTACACCAACCCAATCCCTAAACCCATTGCAATAATCACCACTAGTCTTCTTGATGACCATTTCTTTTGCAACAAGATCTTGAGTGAAGAATACAAACCAAAATTGTTGAAATTTTCTTCCTTTTGAGGCATGATTGCTGAGATAGCTTCGTCGAAGTAACTAACATTACTCAACGATGTGATGCTTTTCAACGCATCAATggcttcttctttcttccctctAACAATAAGCCACCTCGGTGATTCGCAAACGAGCGGACGGATCAGTATGGAGTATATGATGGCTGGAATGGAAGTGAACAGATACAGATTCCGCCATGAAAATCCTCTGTTCATGTAAGCCATTGCTGGTAGAGTTAAGAATCCGAGACTGAACAAGAAGAAGCCGAAGATACCGACTTGGCCGCGCCATTTTCTTGAAACGAGCTCGGAAGCGAGCACGATTGCGGCGGTTCCGATGTTGACGCGGCCGAATCCGCAGAGGAATTTGAGGATGGAATAAATCCAAATATTGGCGGAGAAGGAAGCGAGAAAGGAGGAAAGAGACATCAAGAGACAAGAGAAGAAGAGCATCTTCTTGCGGCCGAGCCAGGAGTCGGCGAGAGTGGCCAAAACAAGGCCGCCGATTAAGCTTCCGACGAAGAACATGGATGCCGGAAGGCCGGTAATGAATGATCCGACGCATTCCAAGTCCCATTCGGAGATTATGGAAGTCTTAATTGGTTCGTCCCAAGACCATGTGTCGTTGGGGAGGTTGCACATGGTGGCGCTTTTGGTAGTACTCGATTCGCAGCCGTCTTGGTTGGTGGTGCAATGCCAAGACGGTTGCGCATCGGTGAAGATGGTGATGAAAGTTTGTTGGCCGTCGAAGAACCAAGCAAATGAGACTAAAACAACTTGGAAGAGTTGCGTCCAATTGAGTTCTCCGATGCATTCTTCAACTACTGAGTTGATTGAGGTGATTTGTTCATCGTCTTCATCATCTTGAAGTTGGATGAATGAGAGTGAACTTGATGAGTAAGAGAGAAGAAAAGGAGTTGAACCAACCATATTGCAACCGTGATTTCTATGGAAGAATCAATTAAGCATATATATCATATAGTGTATAGAATTTGAAACGGTAATGCCAGGAAAAAAATTCTgaacttatcttatttagtattagttgattttttttttatatcaaacaTTTTTAAATTCTGTCAAGTTATAATAGACATGATTTTAACATGTTTGATTAaagtattatttaataatttataattaaatataaattttatttttaagaataaattctttTAATATGGGATTTTtgaatgtgattttttattatacaatatttttttttatatttgtttctacttaaagaatttaatttataGTGACATATTTCACTTTATGATATTAATTGGgagtaaagataaaaaaaatagtaatttcCATACAATTCACATGAAAtatgatgcatcaatacatttatttatcattttctttagtttttagaaaatattttatttatattttaaaaaaataataaataaatgtattgatgtatcaatggttgattttatgCTTCTAgaacttgtacttgttctccagattatcgattttgttcttgtactgttgttatgtaggacattttgttaattatttaattttgacctcactgtggaactaaattgatgctaaatgaaacttttttggattcaaatagaacactttaaaccttaaggaccaaaacagaattacgtctaaaccttaaggaccaaaacagaattacgcctaAACCTatggaccaatttagtactttacccttaaaaatataattagaaagtattgaaattgaaaaataaattgcaatagTAATTTACAAAATGAAAAGAGATTTGTATATATATTCATGAAGGTTAGTTTTAAATTATTAGTTGTCATGTAGCTAGTGGCGCGTCATTAAGTCTAATCAATTATGTAAGATTTGATTAATTTGACATGTAACCTACTACTCTACTATAGATATTAATTTCCAAGTAGTTGaatgataattataaaattgagatGAAACATAACCAAAAATCATAAATAGATTAGatgttatatataatacataaaaacaaGAGCAGCTATCTAGGACTataaattgatgagcaaatatcATAACTAGATTATTAACGATGATTAGGGATAATATTAACATAACATGGGGTTTTACTTTGAAGTTATTAtgtaataaaaaagaaagaaagaaaatatcggATGCAGAATTATTGTTGATCAATAAGCTAGTGTAagaaaaaatagattaaaaaaaatattttgtatgttTATAaccaattttttcttaattttttaatttccttACTCTAGAACCTTGTGTATGTGATAAATAATTATGTGAAgtaatacaattttatttttattttattttttttgcataaaaaagcataaattaaaattgtaaaacagaaaagaaaattacatcgCATCAATTACCATATTACTACAATGAATCCAACCACAATTTATTAAGTCTCACTATATCTAACTAAGCTCTTAcatacataaataatatatagttagatagatatatatatacatgatgaaaataacattatttcttaataataacataataacaaACCTCATTAATTATTACATAATTATTGCTTTAACAACAATTTTATACTTCTCCTatttgctttcttcttcttcatccatgGTATCACAAAATGCTTTGTCCTTTGTCTCTGGCAAACACAAACCAAACAAGCCAAGAAACCCTATTGCCAACCCTAAAATCCCATAACATAGAAACTTATTATTATGCTCTCTACCAGCTCCTACTAACATTGGACTAATTGTACCACCCAATGCCACAGCTTGTCTCAACAAAGATAATGCACAATTTCTCACACAAGTTGGGAACAACTCACTCCCAAATATTATAAGAACATTATAAGCAGTGTAAGCACAAAAGAAAGACACCAATTCAAACACAAGTTGCAACGAAATTGTAAAATTCGTCACTTCAATGCTAGCCAAAACACTTGAAATCCCACTTAGTGTAGTGAGAAATAGTAGCATGCTTTTCCTATTGAACTTGTGTATGAATATGAAAGTGAGGATTGTAGATGGTATCTCTAACAATGCATTAAATGTGACACTTAAATAAAGATTGAATGATAACATTCCAACTCCTAGTGGCATACCATAATAGACTAATCCAATTCCTAAACCCATGGCTATAATCACCATTATCCTTCTAGAAGACCATCTATTTTGCATTAAGATCTTGAAAGTTGAGTATAGATCAACTTTCATAGTTTCTTCCTTAAGGGGCATGATGTTGGAGATAGCCAAATCCAAGTAATCACTTTGAGTAGTGAGTGATAATGATGTGATACTTTTCAATACTTTAATAGCTTCTTCTTTCCTTCCTCTAATGAGAAGCCATCTTGGagactcatgaagaaataaataGACTAATATGCAATATAAAATGCCCGGAAGAGAAGTAACTATATAtaaatttctccatgaagaacctTTATTTAAGTAAGCTATTGGTGGCAAGGTTAAGAACCCTAAAGTACACACTAGAAAACCAAAGACACCTACCTGACCGCGCCATCTTTTGGAGACTAATTCGGAGGCAAGAACAAGTGTGGTGGTTCCAAGGGTGGAACGGCCAAATCCGCATACGAATTTGAGTGCGGAATAGATCCAAATATTTGTAgagaaggaagcaaggaaggaagagAAGGACATTAGAAGACATGAGTAGAATATCATGTTCTTGCGACCGAGCGAGGCGTCGGCTAGAGTGGCCAAAACAATGCCTCCAATTAAGCAACCGGTGAAAAACATGGAAGCCGGAAGTCCTGTAATGATCGTATTTACACATTCTAGACTCCATTCTGATATTATAGAGACTTGTTTAGATTCGTCCCATGCCCATAAATCCTTTGAGAGCTCGCAAATGCTAGCTCTCTTGGTAGACATGGTAGTCGATTCGCAAGAGTTGTTACTTGCGAATCGACTACCAGTCTGGTTGGCGCAATGCCAAGACGGTTGTGCATCGGTGAAGATGGTGATGAATGTTTGTTGGCCATCAAAGAACCAAGCAAAGGAGACTAGAAAGACTTGAAGGAGTTGAGTCCAATTGAGTTCTCCAATGCACTCTTCAACTATGGAGCTAATTGTAGAGATTTGTTCatcatcttgatgaggttgttgtgcaaatgagttagatgaattaGGCTGGGAAAGAAGTTGGGTTGATGAATCAACCATAATTACAATCACTCTATGTTTCTTGTTTGTATACTagctaataattaattagttgtgTGCAGCAACCATAGCTCGTATCATATAAGCCAAAAGCTTAGGAACTATTCATCTATTATTGAAAAAGGAACTTTAATTTTACACCACATTTTCTATATCTTGATGATAATGTGTCTAAAAATATCAACATTAATGTTTGTAATATCGTCAATCAATCAGCAATCATATTTAAAAGGAGGCCACTCAGATAAACacgcctaaaacgtctttttttaaagatgtctttatgttgtgttttaattggttttggtataatttattcggtgttcctcatcacatattattaaattcctcaaaagattttctttccaaaaataataaaaaacatttaatttggactaaaacaaaaaaggtaatagattaactattagatttttttttaaagattatttacataaaaaaatatattacattcatcaatatatatatatatatataaatatataagctcttaaaaaattttataaataaaaaaataattaatttttattcgtataatatataaaataattactatattattattatattatagattaaaatttactaatttaaattttgtttttatttttaatataagcattagaaataaataatttttttataacaagatatattgtaataaaatatatataatattaattagtttttaaaaaattctgaaaagatggttttttctaataaagtgttattaaaaaattaacattataaaaactaatttcaaccaatatgatataatatgatataataggttattataaatttttattgagtttaaattttaaataatttttaattaaatttcgaatatttttattttaaaaagttagaatattttaacatcatttttttcgtatctttttaattgagtctttgattttttaaattataaaccttatttataattaagagtaatgttttaacaccaccaattagtcacacatataaaaatacaagaacaattctattgtcataattataatctaactttataagcaatacaatacaatgaaactatatataagtaatataactaaattttatctacatctatagtcacatttcataaataatataattaaattatatttatgtttataattaaaatatgaataaaaatacaaaaaagtatcaggatggttaatttttttcattcataattttttattatttttgttgtgaaaaatttaattattttaataattaattattttttaaaaaaagataattgaataacacaaaaaagtcttattaagagtaatttatttatatatgattaaaaaataattgaataattatatacggtaaaaaattaatattattaaaaaataaaaataaaatttattttaaaattaaaaataaagtttatttaaaaataaaattaaaaatcatggttttttttcttttttccaaaatttatctacgagtaattctataaatattttatgatgaataaaaatattaaactcatactaaaatttattctaataaaatttatttttattctactaaatattaaataaattattgaaaagaattttgtttcctccattagagaagaatgataaacttccatacttctattatgttatggcaataatttggcctgttattttttaatgtacataataataataataataataataataataataataataataataaacaagtatatcacagtaaaaaagaaagcacgtcaccaaataatttatcatccgaattatatatgaatcaaattgataatatgagagctaacactacaaaaatcgaCAACAAAGTTAGAGacttacaaaacctttcttaagatcatagaaaaaaaaaacgtttatatttgtgtgatatacaaagcaattatcatattattattattattattattattattattattattattattattattattattattattatattatatatatatatatatatatgagcaaaaaaagtccaactgtatattttaaagtaaaattttttttaatatttgattaaatgttcttgtatttagtacttttttttttgcacttcctcttagttaaaaatataatcattataattttttagttattattgttaGGAGTGTTTACAGATGGGATATGGCTAAAATTTCTATCCAATCCGcactaaactcattagatcaaattcgatattcgcactttttatgtttggatcagatatcaaatatatccataaaataaaaaatataaaaaaattttatttttataaaaaaaagtcaataatttttttgtttacgtttttaaacatatttacttctatctgattagagtgtggatccgattcgatccaatccgatcatcttacagatcagatcatattctcaaattacagatcagatacggataaatactgtggatttatatggatatgatctaatctatgaacacccctaactattactataggttcattgttgcaaaagaatgtttcttttattataaactattattagattttaattaccattaaaacaaCTGAATGGTCAACTTAATTACCATTATTATatccatagttgtaaaaaccgaaCTGGATCGGTTGGTTTGACCAGAAAATTAGTGAACCGGATTAGAACTGGATTATAGTCCAGTTTGGTTTACTCTTTGGACCGTTTAAGGAATAAAATCGGTGTGAACTGGTAAGAACCGGTGCAAACCGGTCTAACCAAACTGGTTtgcttgaaaaattttttaaaatgtctccacaaggtctggaaccaagaaccttggagcaaaagtaacctctacttgccacttagccattgcacttctaagtactatatttgacaaatactaattatatagtatacataaatatctaatttaatttaatttttgttttttctatttttaaaattaattatattttaattatataccattattaatataaatatatatttcactaaaaatatattaatttacttgatctattttattgctagtattgtgattaaggttatttgttttgatgttagtgttaaaatctactgatattatagttagatgataggctttgtgaattaattatttttttattgtgtcaaaataagatactattgtagtattaaaattttatggtttttttatattagttatttttagaagttgagacttgattcttcataaaatgttagtgaagatatgcatttcaaattttaattttaagtttttaactattttatattttatatttacgtgagaccagttttatcggttcaaccagtgatttattagttgaaccaataaaccagtgaaccagtagcttgatcggttcgatcactggttcagttctaacaattatatttcaatctaatttcaaaaattttgatttactcaatttaatagttatgactcacaatTGGTTCCTAATCAAGCAACAACAAATTATGTCTCCCAATTGGTTCCTAATCAGTTCTAACAATTATgtctcccaacttaatagttatgactcacattggttcctaatcttatttttgtcactgtctcACAAAATCATTAACGACATGCTGAAatggactaacgactgctacattatacattctagcgactatttgatgcgacaattgaaatttttttaccttattttttattttcaactaaacacttaaaaccctaatatgagtcacggatacctaagttaaaaaatcaaactaagtaaattgaaacattaaaaatcagattaaagctcgaatataacttcaaaacagaactttaacttatgtagtgattaatttaaatgaaaatcaaataaatcaaaattcaacataatttttatcaatgtttttaaattcgaaatttctataccaaaattaactaggatttttctttaaattaaaaatttaatgaaatagtgactttaattatcttaaccaatatcctaattaatttcttttatgtcttaaaaaaaaccgtatatgagaagaaaataattaatttgtctactttaataaatagttattttactaaaatgagaaactatttttttaaaatttttaagaactaattaatattatatatattttgttacactacatttaattataaaaattttatttatttctaatacttatattaaaaataaaaaaaattaaattagtgaatcttaatctataatataataataatatagtaattattttatacattgtacgaatataaattaattatttttttatttataaaaatttttaaacgcttgagcttgttatatatatatatatatatatatatatttatatatttatatatatatatattgatgaatgtgatatatttttttatgtaaataatctttaaaaaaaaaatctaatagttaatctattaccttttttgttttagtccaaattaaatgttttttattgtttttggaaagaaaatcttttgagaaatttaataatatgtgatgaggaacaccgaataaattataccaaaaccaattaaaacacaacataaagacatctttaaaaaaagacgttttaggcgtGTTTATCTGAGTGGCCTCCTATTTAAAATTGATATTGAAAGACTAACACTCAATATTGTATTTAGTAATTagagactaaaattaaaattttaatctcaaaacataaaattttagtcCCATTACTTTTAAAAAGTGGAAATAGAAAAAATtgaattttctaaaactaaagactaaatcaatcatattttgttcaaaattaaaattaaaagactaAGACTCAATATTATATTTAGTAATtagaaactaaaattaaaattttaatctcaaaatataaaattttagttcCCATTACTTTTAAAAAGTGAAAATAGAGAAGAttaaattttctaaaactaaagactaaaactctaataatatttttttttaaaaataatttcatttaaattttcaaattctaatttatattttttcttctagGTTTTAGTGTCTAGACATTACTTGTATAGTTGTATTACATGTATACTGCTTTCATGATGTATGTGAAGATTCATAGCCCAGTAAGAGCCCAATAAGGCCCAAACTTGAAACGTCTGAGTCCAGTGTTTCCGATTACTGATAAAAAAAAGAATcgttaccaaaaacagaaaaaagaagaaacagcTGTGAATCTTTCCAGAACGATGAATTGAAAAATCTAGGCCAGTCAAGTCACGTGCTCCTAGTAAACAATCGTCGTCATCATCATGAATCATAATCATTCACTCAAAAAGTCAAAAGCATACATAAACACTTACCACTCTCTCTTTGATAGTTTCTGAAAGATAGAGTCAAGTTAGCTTTTTAATTAACTTTCTATTCATGTCGTTAATTAACTGTTAGCATTGTTAAATATTAAGTGACAATTGACATGTTCTAAACGAAAGGACTAGCTACTACTCTACTAGCTTAAGAAATTGTGTATCActctaaaaattatatttttaatttggtttattataaaataattttgcatTATTAATTAAAGGTGTCAAAATACAGTAGttggtaacttttttttttctttttaatttgaagATTGTATCTAATACAtgatctttttctttaaaaagatTCCTTTAGGGTAATGTTATTTTTTCTGGAGAAAGAATAAAAACTAACTACGAGTATCTCGAATTTAAACTATAAATTATAAAGTAAATtgcttaataattattaattagttaattttttttattaaaattataaatcttctaagatatttaaaaaatatatatttatttataaatatgttatatacatattaaaaaattaattattatttatttatatataaatatattattttattattttaatttatattttattatatattatatacgaataattaatttagtgagtattatttattattttttataagattaattactttgtattttaaaaacacattttaaagtataataat is drawn from Arachis hypogaea cultivar Tifrunner chromosome 12, arahy.Tifrunner.gnm2.J5K5, whole genome shotgun sequence and contains these coding sequences:
- the LOC112728396 gene encoding organic cation/carnitine transporter 3 → MVDSSTQLLSQPNSSNSFAQQPHQDDEQISTISSIVEECIGELNWTQLLQVFLVSFAWFFDGQQTFITIFTDAQPSWHCANQTGSRFASNNSCESTTMSTKRASICELSKDLWAWDESKQVSIISEWSLECVNTIITGLPASMFFTGCLIGGIVLATLADASLGRKNMIFYSCLLMSFSSFLASFSTNIWIYSALKFVCGFGRSTLGTTTLVLASELVSKRWRGQVGVFGFLVCTLGFLTLPPIAYLNKGSSWRNLYIVTSLPGILYCILVYLFLHESPRWLLIRGRKEEAIKVLKSITSLSLTTQSDYLDLAISNIMPLKEETMKVDLYSTFKILMQNRWSSRRIMVIIAMGLGIGLVYYGMPLGVGMLSFNLYLSVTFNALLEIPSTILTFIFIHKFNRKSMLLFLTTLSGISSVLASIEVTNFTISLQLVFELVSFFCAYTAYNVLIIFGSELFPTCVRNCALSLLRQAVALGGTISPMLVGAGREHNNKFLCYGILGLAIGFLGLFGLCLPETKDKAFCDTMDEEEESK
- the LOC112728395 gene encoding organic cation/carnitine transporter 3-like, with the translated sequence MVGSTPFLLSYSSSSLSFIQLQDDEDDEQITSINSVVEECIGELNWTQLFQVVLVSFAWFFDGQQTFITIFTDAQPSWHCTTNQDGCESSTTKSATMCNLPNDTWSWDEPIKTSIISEWDLECVGSFITGLPASMFFVGSLIGGLVLATLADSWLGRKKMLFFSCLLMSLSSFLASFSANIWIYSILKFLCGFGRVNIGTAAIVLASELVSRKWRGQVGIFGFFLFSLGFLTLPAMAYMNRGFSWRNLYLFTSIPAIIYSILIRPLVCESPRWLIVRGKKEEAIDALKSITSLSNVSYFDEAISAIMPQKEENFNNFGLYSSLKILLQKKWSSRRLVVIIAMGLGIGLVYFGMPLGLELLSFNIYLSVTFNALSEIPSAFLAFMLIDKFNRRSVILILTTLSGISSVVSTIEVVGVQIVFELVSFICACTAYDVLVIYGTELFPTCVRNSALSLVRQAGVLGGTLCPMLVAIGRGNKFLCYGVFGLAIGCSGLFSVCLPETKGKAFCDTIHEEESKQEVVESFIK